One genomic segment of Actinoplanes ianthinogenes includes these proteins:
- a CDS encoding FtsX-like permease family protein, with protein sequence MTAVWRAARAAVRRRKLQTFLIALVVLLCSATTVVSLALLDATSAPFDRAFATRHGAHTVAAYDPATVTEAQLTAARSGVTAAAGPFGQVVLEPTAGRQLLPPGPLTVVGRADPGGAVDQLDLWHGRWPSAPGEIVLNFPPEDIAMGPLADLISITANGVTLKVVGYADSISDSADGWVTPDQVRELHPTGWQMLYRFAGDVSTREAVAARLTGVTTGLPGGALIAAEPYLAIKEDAAQDLNVYLPLLGMFGVFGLLVTVLIVANVVSGAVVSGYRHIGVLKSIGFTPRQVVAVYLLMASVPAVAGAVPGTVIGALGGQGLIGQAFRGFGFGDTQIRWWVWLAALLGVPLIVLISALVPARRAHRLSAAEAISAGSAQRRGRGLRAQRALSGSRLPRAVSLGLGLPFARPGRTALTMAALLLGVTTVTFATGLGSTLNRVTAIDNQVSGDIGVRGLNAAFGTPTTRTDAQVEELLRSLPGAARVGVFANTDLSVPGSSDPIPVNFARGDVAELGYRAQLLEGHWMSAPDEVVAPSKLLLQRGLRVGDSITVESGGRRTTFRIVGETVRGPSGPPSLIAEWAALATTIPAPHLESSDFQYQVQVTPGTDLDGYVNAVNAADSGLDAWNNTGTGDFAVIVTGFSTVLGVLLALVASLGVLNTVALNALERRRDLGMLKSIGMTPRQVVAMMVTSMAALGAIGGLLGLPLGIAMHRVVLTLVSSAAQAHLPMSVAAVWSPVLVIVLVLTGVLIAVAGALFPARAAARLTIAQVLHSE encoded by the coding sequence ATGACGGCCGTGTGGCGGGCGGCCCGGGCCGCGGTGCGCCGCCGCAAGCTGCAGACGTTCCTGATCGCTCTGGTGGTCCTGCTCTGCAGCGCCACGACGGTGGTCTCGCTCGCCCTGCTGGACGCCACCTCGGCGCCGTTCGACCGGGCGTTCGCGACCCGGCACGGCGCGCACACGGTCGCCGCCTACGACCCGGCTACCGTGACCGAGGCGCAGCTGACTGCCGCCCGGTCCGGGGTGACCGCCGCGGCCGGCCCGTTCGGCCAGGTCGTGCTGGAGCCGACCGCCGGCAGGCAGCTGCTGCCACCCGGTCCGCTCACCGTGGTCGGCCGCGCCGACCCGGGCGGCGCCGTCGACCAGCTCGACCTCTGGCACGGGCGCTGGCCGTCCGCTCCCGGCGAGATCGTGCTGAACTTCCCGCCGGAGGACATCGCGATGGGTCCACTCGCCGACCTGATCTCGATCACCGCGAACGGGGTGACGCTCAAGGTGGTCGGATATGCCGACAGCATCTCCGATTCGGCGGACGGCTGGGTCACCCCGGACCAGGTGCGGGAGCTGCACCCGACCGGCTGGCAGATGCTGTACCGGTTCGCCGGAGACGTGTCGACGCGCGAGGCGGTGGCCGCCCGCCTGACCGGGGTGACCACGGGGCTACCCGGGGGCGCGCTGATCGCCGCCGAGCCCTATCTCGCGATCAAGGAGGACGCCGCACAGGACCTCAACGTCTATCTGCCGCTGCTCGGCATGTTCGGCGTGTTCGGCCTGTTGGTGACGGTGCTGATCGTGGCCAACGTGGTCTCCGGCGCGGTCGTCTCGGGTTACCGGCACATCGGCGTGCTGAAGTCGATCGGCTTCACCCCGCGCCAGGTCGTCGCGGTCTACCTGCTGATGGCCTCGGTCCCGGCAGTCGCCGGGGCGGTGCCGGGCACGGTGATCGGCGCGCTGGGCGGGCAGGGCCTGATCGGCCAGGCATTCCGCGGATTCGGCTTCGGGGACACCCAGATCCGCTGGTGGGTCTGGCTGGCCGCGCTGCTGGGCGTGCCGCTGATCGTGCTGATCTCGGCGCTGGTGCCGGCTCGCCGGGCGCACCGGCTCTCCGCCGCCGAGGCGATCAGTGCCGGCAGCGCCCAGCGGCGCGGGCGTGGCCTGCGGGCCCAGCGCGCGCTGAGCGGCTCCCGCCTGCCCCGGGCGGTGAGTCTCGGCCTGGGCCTGCCGTTCGCCCGGCCCGGTCGGACCGCGCTGACCATGGCAGCGCTGCTGCTCGGGGTGACCACGGTGACGTTCGCGACCGGCCTGGGCAGCACGCTCAACCGGGTGACCGCGATCGACAACCAGGTCAGCGGTGACATCGGGGTGCGCGGGCTGAACGCGGCCTTCGGTACTCCGACCACCCGCACCGACGCTCAGGTCGAGGAGTTGCTGCGAAGCCTGCCCGGCGCCGCCCGGGTCGGGGTGTTCGCCAACACCGATCTGAGCGTGCCCGGCAGCAGCGATCCGATCCCGGTCAACTTCGCCCGCGGCGACGTGGCCGAGCTGGGTTATCGCGCCCAGTTGCTCGAGGGCCACTGGATGTCGGCGCCCGACGAGGTGGTCGCCCCGTCGAAACTGCTGCTCCAGCGGGGGCTGCGGGTGGGCGACTCGATCACCGTCGAATCCGGCGGCCGGCGCACCACCTTCCGGATCGTCGGTGAGACGGTCCGCGGGCCGTCCGGTCCGCCGAGCCTGATCGCCGAGTGGGCGGCCCTGGCCACCACGATTCCGGCGCCGCACCTGGAGTCCAGCGACTTCCAATACCAGGTGCAGGTCACCCCGGGCACCGACCTGGACGGATACGTCAACGCGGTGAACGCGGCGGACAGCGGCCTCGACGCGTGGAACAACACCGGCACCGGCGACTTCGCGGTCATCGTGACCGGCTTCTCCACCGTGCTGGGTGTGCTGCTCGCCCTGGTCGCCTCCCTCGGCGTGCTGAACACGGTTGCCCTCAACGCCCTGGAACGCCGCCGTGACCTGGGCATGCTCAAGTCGATCGGGATGACCCCGCGGCAGGTGGTGGCCATGATGGTCACCTCGATGGCGGCGCTCGGCGCCATTGGCGGGCTGCTCGGCCTGCCCCTCGGGATCGCGATGCACCGGGTGGTGCTGACGCTGGTCTCCAGCGCGGCGCAGGCCCACCTGCCGATGTCGGTCGCGGCGGTCTGGAGCCCCGTCCTGGTCATCGTGCTGGTGCTGACCGGGGTGCTGATCGCGGTGGCGGGCGCGCTGTTCCCGGCCCGCGCCGCCGCCCGGCTCACCATCGCCCAGGTGCTGCACAGCGAGTGA
- a CDS encoding ABC transporter ATP-binding protein has translation MTNETVVRLDGVRKEYGETVALDGVSLEIRPGEAVAVMGPSGCGKSTLLNMIAGLDRPTAGTVQVHGERLDTMNETGLALFRRHHLGMIFQFFNLLDDLPALDNVALAAQLTGSKSGPARKRALELLDELGIADRRDIYPAALSGGERQRVAVARALMNRPALLLADEPTGALDSKAGEQVMDLLLDLNQIGQTLLIVTHDERLAHRCASRLIEMSDGRIAREAALERT, from the coding sequence ATGACGAACGAGACGGTGGTGCGCCTCGACGGGGTGCGCAAGGAGTACGGGGAGACCGTCGCCCTCGACGGGGTGTCCCTGGAGATCCGCCCCGGCGAGGCGGTGGCGGTGATGGGCCCCTCCGGGTGCGGCAAGTCCACCCTGCTCAACATGATCGCCGGGCTGGACCGGCCGACCGCCGGCACGGTCCAGGTGCACGGCGAGCGGCTCGACACGATGAACGAGACCGGGCTGGCCCTGTTCCGCCGGCACCACCTCGGGATGATCTTCCAGTTCTTCAACCTGCTCGACGACCTGCCCGCGCTGGACAACGTGGCGCTGGCCGCCCAGCTGACCGGCAGCAAGTCCGGCCCGGCCCGCAAACGGGCCCTGGAGCTGCTCGACGAGCTGGGCATCGCCGACCGCCGCGACATCTATCCGGCCGCGCTCAGCGGCGGCGAGCGGCAGCGGGTCGCGGTGGCCCGCGCCCTGATGAACAGGCCGGCCCTGCTGCTCGCCGACGAGCCGACCGGCGCGCTCGACTCCAAGGCCGGTGAGCAGGTGATGGACCTGCTGCTGGATCTGAACCAGATCGGTCAGACGCTGCTGATCGTGACGCACGACGAGCGGCTGGCGCATCGCTGCGCGAGCCGGCTGATCGAGATGAGCGACGGGCGGATCGCCCGCGAGGCCGCGCTGGAGCGGACATGA
- a CDS encoding sensor histidine kinase, with protein sequence MGERGWLMERERETAARAAVDEERARIARELHDIVSHNVSVMIVQTAAAREVLSTLPETAAAALTEVEKAGRTTMTELRHLLGLLAPDASGADADAGLTPQPTLAALGQLVDRIAFAGLPVEVRVSGEPRPLPSGIDVTAYRIVQEALTNALKHGTGGKAEVTIRYAERALRVEVLTTGPSVLTGDAVPRGGGTEGSGAGRGLLGLRQRVSVYGGDLDARRRLGGGFRVRARIPVEGP encoded by the coding sequence ATGGGCGAGCGCGGCTGGCTGATGGAGCGCGAGCGGGAGACGGCGGCACGGGCCGCGGTCGACGAGGAGCGCGCCCGGATCGCCCGGGAGCTGCACGACATCGTCAGCCACAACGTCAGCGTGATGATCGTGCAGACGGCGGCGGCGCGTGAGGTGCTGAGCACGCTGCCGGAGACCGCAGCGGCAGCGCTGACCGAGGTGGAGAAAGCCGGGCGGACCACCATGACCGAGCTGCGGCACCTGCTCGGCCTGCTCGCACCGGACGCCTCGGGCGCCGACGCCGACGCCGGTCTCACCCCGCAGCCCACGCTGGCCGCGCTCGGGCAGTTGGTCGACCGGATCGCGTTCGCCGGGCTGCCGGTCGAGGTGCGGGTCTCCGGCGAGCCGCGGCCGCTGCCGTCCGGCATCGACGTCACGGCCTATCGGATCGTCCAGGAGGCGCTGACCAACGCGTTGAAACACGGCACCGGCGGCAAGGCCGAGGTGACCATCCGCTATGCCGAGCGCGCCCTGCGCGTGGAGGTGCTGACCACCGGGCCCAGCGTGCTCACCGGCGATGCCGTGCCGCGAGGCGGCGGCACCGAGGGCTCCGGCGCCGGTCGCGGTCTGCTCGGCTTGCGGCAGCGAGTTTCGGTGTACGGCGGGGACCTCGACGCCCGGCGCAGACTCGGCGGCGGGTTCCGGGTGCGGGCCCGGATCCCGGTGGAGGGGCCGTGA
- a CDS encoding response regulator, whose amino-acid sequence MPRVLIVDDQELIRAGFRLILTARGIDVVGEAGDGAEAVEAERRLRPDVVLMDIRMPAMDGLEATRRIVARSPHCRVLMLTTFDLDRYVYAALAIGASGFLLKDVTADHLAAAVRLVGTGDALLAPSITRRLVQRFATTQPVVHRDLSPLTPREMEVLTLLGRGLSNTELAEELTLSEATVKTHVARIFAKLELRDRAQAVVVAYETGLITPGD is encoded by the coding sequence GTGCCCCGGGTTCTCATCGTCGACGACCAGGAGCTGATCCGGGCCGGGTTCCGGCTGATCCTGACCGCGCGCGGCATCGACGTGGTGGGCGAGGCGGGTGACGGCGCCGAGGCGGTCGAGGCGGAGCGGCGGCTGCGGCCGGACGTGGTGCTGATGGACATCCGGATGCCGGCCATGGACGGGCTGGAGGCGACGCGGCGGATCGTGGCGCGCAGCCCGCACTGCCGGGTGCTCATGCTCACCACCTTCGACCTGGATCGGTATGTGTATGCGGCGCTCGCCATCGGTGCCAGCGGCTTCCTGCTCAAGGACGTCACCGCCGACCATCTCGCCGCGGCGGTCCGGCTGGTCGGGACCGGGGACGCGCTGCTCGCGCCGTCGATCACCCGCCGGTTGGTGCAGCGGTTCGCCACCACCCAGCCGGTCGTGCACCGGGACCTGTCGCCGCTCACGCCGCGCGAGATGGAGGTGCTCACGCTGCTCGGGCGCGGCCTGTCGAACACGGAGCTGGCCGAGGAGCTGACGCTCAGCGAGGCGACGGTGAAAACGCACGTGGCACGAATCTTCGCCAAGCTGGAGCTGCGCGACCGCGCGCAGGCCGTGGTCGTCGCCTACGAGACCGGGCTGATCACACCGGGCGACTGA